A single window of Anomaloglossus baeobatrachus isolate aAnoBae1 chromosome 5, aAnoBae1.hap1, whole genome shotgun sequence DNA harbors:
- the LOC142311111 gene encoding uncharacterized protein LOC142311111: MDKGENNVTERVLHLTLEIIYLLTGEDYGPMKKSSNPVKRNRRSRLSRGWDRSQISINESPPHPPIHDRNQETTILELTNQIIELLTGEVPIRCQDVTVHFSMEEWEYLEEHKDLYKEVIMKTHRPLKSLDFTQATKTKASYIHVSSLDCMNDNTSISNKVNCLEDVTETSHSCEEIDFTDGDIYVTPNKKQSHIEEELYEKIILKESHHYISTAHKQHYPASFIKVESFSSEDENPEHPTIYEITDPTQEYSPIQVKEEPLSCDEDNLSDTNIYTSVNHRPQYPSAHIKVDPLSFEEITLDDTNICTFDHTSHSLSHLIKEEPMMCDEEDLADVYLGVNHIQENGQIYTSKPRPFICFQCGKCFTRKSQLHRHQMIHTGVRPYSCPECGKRFFRNSHLLIHQRTHTGERPYSCSECGKRFTTNSNLTIHKRIHTGENLYYCPECHKCFTNNSNLAIHLRIHTGEKPYSCSECGKCFTTKSNLVLHQKIHTGARLYHCSECEKSFTTSANLALHQRIHTGEKPYSCSDCGKSFTINSHLVRHQRVHTGDKPYTCPECEKCFISNYELKRHHRTHFEEKAYSETFREEYISGTTDPTKDWRISVMERSHFCTECGKGFATNSSLVQHRRIHRTERPYSCSQCGKSFTCKSYLHRHQKIHTGERPYSCLICRKSFSRNSHLKRHQKCHTRKKAFPCLECGKYFSSPARLIQHSQIHAAENPQSSAQEDVYII; this comes from the exons ATGGACAAGGGCGAGAACAATGTAACGGAGAGGGTGCTGCACCTGACCCTGGAGATAATCTAcctgctgaccggagag GATTATGGACCAATGAAGAAATCTAGTAACCCTGTGAAAAGAAACAGACGTTCCCGTTTATCAAGAGGATGGGACAGGAGCCAGATCTCCATCAACGAATCTCCTCCTCACCCACCCATACATGACAGAAACCAGGAGACGACTATTCTAGAACTTACCAACCAGATCATTgaactgctgactggagag GTTCCTATAAGATGTCAGGATGTCACAGtccatttctccatggaggagtgggagtatttagaagaacaCAAGGATTTGTACAAAGAGGTTATAATGAAGACTCACCGGCCCCTCAAATCATTGG ATTTCACTCAAGCCACGAAAACAAAAGCATCGTACATTCATGTTTCTTCATTGGACTGTATGAATGACAATACTAGTATTTCAAATAAGGTAAACTGCCTGGAGGACGTTACTGAAACATCTCATTCTTGTGAAGAAATAGATTTTACCGATGGTGACATATATGTAACACCTAACAAAAAACAATCTCATATTGAAGAAGAACTATATGAAAAAATTATTCTCAAAGAATCCCATCATTATATATCCACAGCACATAAACAGCACTATCCAGCTTCTTTTATTAAAGTAGAATCATTCTCCTCTGAAGATGAAAATCCAGAACATCCCACCATTTATGAAATAACCGATCCAACACAAGAATATTCACCTATTCAAGTGAAGGAGGAGCCACTCTCGTGTGATGAAGACAATCTATCAGACACTAATATATACACTTCCGTAAATCATAGACCGCAGTATCCATCTGCTCATATTAAGGTAGATCCACTTTCCTTTGAAGAAATTACTCTGGATGACACAAACATTTGTACATTTGATCACACTTCACATAGTCTTTCTCACCTAATTAAGGAAGAACCAATGATGTGTGATGAAGAGGATCTTGCAGATGTTTATTTAGGAGTAAACCATATACAAGAGAATGGTCAAATATATACATCCAAACCTAGACCATTCATATGCTTTCAATGTGGGAAGTGCTTCACACGCAAGTCGCAGCTCCATAGACATCAAATGATACATACTGGTGTGAGACCGTACTCCTGCCCCGAATGTGGAAAACGTTTTTTCCGTAACTCACACCTTCTTATACATCAAAGAACACACACAGGTGAAAGGCCATATTCCTGCTCCGAATGTGGAAAACGATTCACCACAAACTCAAATCTTACCATCCACAAAAGAATCCACACAGGTGAAAATCTATATTATTGCCCTGAATGTCACAAATGTTTTACCAATAACTCCAACCTCGCTATACATCTGAGGATACACACAGGAGAAAAACcgtattcttgttcagaatgtggcaaatgttttacaACCAAATCAAATCTTGTTCTACACCAGAAAATCCACACTGGAGCCCGACTTTATCATTGTTCTGAATGTGAGAAGAGTTTTACCACAAGTGCAAACTTGGCTCTTCACCAAAGGATCCATACAGGAGAGAAACCATACTCTTGCTCGGATTGTGGGAAATCTTTCACAATAAACTCCCATCTTGTTCGACATcagagagttcacacaggggaCAAGCCTTACACTTGcccagaatgtgaaaaatgtttcatTAGTAATTATGAACTCAAAAGACATCATCGAACTCACTTTGAAGAGAAAGCGTATTCCGAGACCTTTAGAGAGGAATACATTAGTGGCACAACAGATCCCACCAAGGATTGGAGGATTTCTGTAATGGAGAGATCACATTTTTGTACTGAATGCGGGAAAGGTTTCGCCACCAATTCAAGTCTTGTCCAGCACAGGAGGATACATAGGACTGAAAGGCCATATTCTTGTTCTCAATGTGGTAAAAGTTTTACGTGTAAATCGTATCTTCATaggcatcaaaaaattcacacaggagagagacCATATTCTTGTCTTATATGCAGAAAAAGTTTCTCTAGAAATTCCCATCTCAAAAGGCATCAGAAATGTCACACGAGAAAGAAAGCCTTTCCGTGCctggaatgtgggaaatatttcagTTCTCCAGCACGTCTTATTCAACACAGTCAGATCCATGCAGCCGAAAACCCTCAGTCTTCTGCACAAGAAGACGTCTATATTATTTAA